A single genomic interval of Nitrosomonadales bacterium harbors:
- a CDS encoding UDP-N-acetylmuramoyl-tripeptide--D-alanyl-D-alanine ligase — protein MMLLSQAAQALDARLVGEDVRFNAVSSDTRKLQPGDLFVALRGENFDGGEFVAQAAQSGAVAALVEGYSAHDARVTIPLLVVKDTRLALGKLAAHWRKQFPVPLVAITGSNGKTTVKEMLAGILRVAAGAEEAVLATRGNLNNDIGMPLTLLQLGAQHRYAVIEMGMNHSGEIDYLTRIAAPDVALVNNAAGAHLEGLGTVEAVAHAKGEIFTGLGDHGTAVINADDPHAPMWRSLAGTHELLEFGLAGQPDVGGQWSPQVDGLRLDAQTPAGDFSVNLRVPGEHNARNALAATAAAIALNIPLEAIAAGLERFGGVAGRLQRKQARNDAVLIDDTYNANPASLRAAIGVLAQNKGRRVLVLGDMGELGDRAAAFHAEIGTLARQAGIDRLYALGELSAGAVREFGDGARHFGCVEDLQKALETELDANATVLVKGSRFMRMERVVAYLESGEREAESGKTASRAPLATHRLPKE, from the coding sequence ATGATGCTGCTCTCGCAGGCCGCGCAAGCACTCGACGCCCGACTGGTCGGGGAGGATGTGCGTTTCAACGCCGTTTCCAGCGATACTCGCAAGCTGCAACCGGGCGACCTGTTCGTCGCCCTGCGCGGCGAGAATTTCGACGGTGGCGAATTCGTCGCCCAGGCAGCACAGAGCGGGGCAGTGGCGGCGCTGGTCGAAGGATACAGCGCACACGACGCGCGCGTGACCATTCCGCTGTTGGTGGTAAAAGATACCCGCCTCGCGCTGGGAAAGTTGGCCGCGCATTGGCGCAAACAATTTCCCGTTCCTCTGGTGGCGATCACCGGCAGCAACGGCAAGACCACGGTCAAGGAGATGCTCGCCGGCATCCTGCGCGTCGCCGCAGGCGCAGAAGAGGCGGTGCTGGCGACTCGTGGCAATCTCAACAACGATATCGGCATGCCGCTCACCCTGTTGCAACTCGGTGCGCAGCATCGTTACGCCGTGATCGAGATGGGCATGAACCATTCCGGCGAGATCGATTACCTGACCCGCATCGCTGCCCCCGATGTCGCGCTGGTCAACAACGCCGCCGGCGCGCACCTGGAAGGACTGGGTACGGTGGAAGCTGTGGCGCATGCGAAGGGCGAGATTTTTACCGGGCTGGGCGACCACGGCACGGCGGTCATCAACGCGGACGACCCTCATGCGCCGATGTGGCGTTCGCTGGCCGGCACGCACGAACTGCTCGAATTCGGTCTGGCAGGCCAGCCCGATGTGGGCGGGCAGTGGTCACCGCAGGTGGACGGGTTGCGCCTCGACGCACAGACCCCTGCGGGAGATTTCAGCGTGAACCTTCGCGTGCCCGGCGAGCACAACGCGCGTAATGCGCTGGCGGCAACCGCTGCTGCGATCGCATTGAACATCCCGCTGGAGGCCATCGCTGCCGGACTGGAGAGATTCGGCGGCGTCGCCGGCCGTTTGCAGCGCAAGCAGGCGCGCAACGATGCGGTGTTGATCGACGATACCTACAACGCCAATCCGGCTTCGCTGCGTGCGGCGATCGGCGTGCTGGCGCAAAACAAGGGCCGACGCGTGCTGGTGCTGGGCGACATGGGCGAACTGGGCGACCGCGCCGCGGCGTTCCATGCCGAGATCGGGACGTTGGCGCGGCAGGCTGGTATCGACAGGCTGTACGCGCTGGGAGAACTGAGTGCCGGCGCAGTGCGCGAGTTCGGTGACGGCGCGCGGCACTTCGGATGCGTCGAAGATTTGCAGAAAGCATTGGAGACGGAGCTGGATGCGAATGCCACCGTGCTGGTGAAGGGATCGCGCTTCATGAGGATGGAGCGTGTCGTGGCATATCTGGAGAGTGGCGAGCGGGAAGCGGAGAGCGGGAAAACCGCATCCCGCGCACCACTCGCCACTCACCGTTTACCAAAGGAATAA
- a CDS encoding phospho-N-acetylmuramoyl-pentapeptide-transferase has protein sequence MLLALAQWLSEDIRFFSVFNYITLRSVMAAMTALCISFLVGPTMIRKLAAYKIGQSVRNDGPQTHLVKAGTPTMGGALILISVAVTTLLWGDLRNPYVWVVLLTTLGFGVIGWVDDYRKVVYRNPKGLSARAKMFWQSLIALAVGVYLWQTATLPAQTELIVPFLKLLVFPLSAFAFIVLTYLVIVGSSNAVNLTDGLDGLAILPTVMVSSALAIFAYVAGNAVFSKYLGIPYIPGAGELAVFCGAIAGAGLAFLWFNAYPAEVFMGDVGALALGAALGVVAVIVRQELVLFIMGGVFVMEAVSVMIQVTSFKLTGKRVFRMAPLHHHYELKGWKETQVVVRFWIITMLLVLIGLATLKLR, from the coding sequence ATGCTCTTAGCTCTCGCCCAATGGCTGTCCGAAGATATCAGGTTCTTCAGCGTGTTCAACTACATCACGCTGCGCAGCGTGATGGCCGCGATGACCGCATTGTGCATCTCGTTCCTGGTGGGGCCGACGATGATCCGCAAGCTGGCCGCGTACAAGATCGGCCAGTCGGTGCGCAATGACGGGCCGCAGACGCATCTGGTGAAAGCCGGCACGCCGACCATGGGCGGCGCGCTGATCCTGATCTCCGTTGCCGTCACCACGTTGTTGTGGGGCGACCTGCGAAATCCCTATGTGTGGGTGGTGCTGCTCACCACACTCGGTTTCGGCGTGATCGGCTGGGTGGACGATTACCGCAAGGTGGTCTATCGCAACCCCAAGGGCCTGTCGGCCAGGGCCAAGATGTTCTGGCAGTCTCTCATCGCGCTGGCGGTCGGCGTCTACCTGTGGCAGACCGCCACCCTGCCGGCGCAGACCGAGCTGATCGTGCCGTTCCTGAAACTGCTGGTGTTCCCGCTTTCGGCCTTTGCGTTCATTGTGCTGACCTATCTGGTCATCGTCGGTTCGAGCAATGCGGTGAACCTGACCGACGGTCTGGACGGTCTGGCGATCCTGCCGACGGTGATGGTCAGCAGCGCGCTGGCGATCTTCGCCTATGTGGCGGGCAACGCGGTGTTCTCGAAATATCTCGGCATTCCCTATATCCCCGGCGCGGGCGAACTGGCGGTGTTCTGCGGCGCGATCGCCGGCGCGGGACTGGCGTTCCTGTGGTTCAACGCCTATCCCGCCGAGGTGTTCATGGGCGATGTCGGCGCACTGGCGCTCGGCGCGGCGCTCGGCGTGGTGGCGGTGATCGTGCGCCAGGAGCTGGTGCTGTTCATCATGGGCGGCGTGTTCGTGATGGAGGCGGTGTCGGTGATGATCCAGGTGACTTCGTTCAAGCTGACCGGCAAGCGCGTGTTCCGCATGGCGCCGCTGCACCATCACTACGAATTGAAAGGCTGGAAGGAAACGCAAGTGGTAGTGCGCTTCTGGATCATCACGATGTTGCTGGTGTTGATCGGGTTGGCGACCCTGAAATTGAGGTAG
- a CDS encoding UDP-N-acetylmuramoyl-L-alanine--D-glutamate ligase — translation MKGWADKTVLVLGLGETGLSLVRYLHAQGARLRVADSRSDPPGASTLRSELPQAELHCGAFDDALLQGTDRIAISPGVPLADPFVQRAIARGIPVEGDIELLAQLLATNDYRRNTKVIAITGANGKTTVTSMVGAMCKAAGLDTQVAGNISPAVLDALRARKQQPQVWVLELSSFQLETTRTLGADVATVLNVSEDHLDRYGGSMDAYAAAKARIFQGGGVQVLNRDDARSRAMQVAERAQVSFGLTPPSRGSDWGIAREGAFTWLMQGERKVMRADELQVAGLHNVANALAALALCRSLGLPLAPLVATLRTFKGLPHRVEKVAEVEGVAYYDDSKGTNVGATEAALRGLGRRAVVILGGDGKGQDFSPLKQAVSGHARAIVLIGRDAPLIADALQDSGVQMIFARGMNDAVRQAAVLAERGDAVLMSPACASFDMFRNYVHRAEAFVQAVRELAGEEAWSR, via the coding sequence TTGAAAGGATGGGCTGACAAAACAGTGCTGGTACTCGGTCTCGGTGAGACCGGGTTGTCGCTCGTCCGCTATCTGCACGCGCAGGGCGCAAGATTGCGCGTCGCCGACAGTCGCAGCGACCCGCCGGGCGCGTCGACACTGCGCAGTGAATTGCCTCAGGCCGAACTGCACTGCGGGGCGTTCGATGACGCCTTGCTGCAAGGCACCGACCGCATCGCCATCAGCCCGGGGGTGCCGCTGGCCGACCCGTTCGTGCAACGTGCCATCGCGCGCGGCATCCCGGTCGAGGGCGACATTGAACTACTGGCTCAACTGCTGGCGACCAATGATTACCGCCGCAATACGAAGGTCATCGCCATCACCGGCGCAAACGGCAAGACCACGGTGACCAGCATGGTTGGCGCGATGTGCAAGGCGGCCGGGCTGGATACGCAGGTCGCGGGGAACATTTCGCCGGCGGTGCTGGATGCGTTGCGCGCGCGCAAGCAGCAACCGCAGGTATGGGTGCTGGAGTTGTCCAGTTTCCAGCTCGAGACGACCCGTACCCTGGGTGCGGATGTGGCAACGGTGCTCAACGTCAGCGAAGACCATCTCGACCGCTACGGCGGCAGCATGGATGCGTATGCGGCTGCCAAGGCGCGCATCTTCCAGGGGGGGGGCGTGCAGGTGCTGAACCGGGACGATGCGCGCAGCAGGGCGATGCAGGTCGCGGAACGCGCACAGGTCAGTTTCGGGCTGACCCCGCCGTCGCGCGGGAGCGACTGGGGTATCGCGCGCGAGGGAGCGTTTACCTGGCTGATGCAGGGTGAGCGGAAAGTGATGCGTGCCGACGAACTGCAGGTGGCGGGATTGCATAACGTGGCGAACGCGCTCGCGGCACTGGCGCTCTGCCGCTCGCTCGGTCTGCCGCTGGCACCGTTGGTCGCTACGTTGAGAACATTCAAGGGGTTGCCGCACCGCGTCGAGAAAGTGGCGGAAGTGGAAGGGGTCGCCTACTACGACGATTCCAAGGGGACCAACGTCGGTGCGACCGAAGCCGCATTGCGCGGTTTGGGCCGGCGTGCCGTGGTGATTCTGGGCGGCGACGGCAAGGGGCAGGATTTCTCGCCGCTGAAGCAGGCAGTATCGGGACATGCGCGCGCAATCGTGCTGATCGGGCGCGATGCGCCACTGATCGCCGACGCCTTGCAAGACAGCGGCGTGCAGATGATCTTTGCGCGCGGCATGAATGACGCGGTGCGTCAGGCGGCCGTGCTGGCCGAGCGTGGCGACGCGGTACTGATGTCGCCCGCCTGCGCGAGCTTCGACATGTTCCGAAACTATGTGCACCGCGCCGAGGCATTCGTACAGGCAGTGCGCGAACTGGCCGGGGAGGAAGCATGGTCTCGCTAG